TCGACCATATTGAAGAACCTTATATCAAAGCGTCTATTATTACGACTACCGATTATATCGGCCCGATTATGACCCTCTGTCTGGGGAAACGTGGAGAACTCTTGAAACAAGAGTATATTTCCGGTAATCGTGTGGAAATATATTATAACATGCCTTTGGGTGAAATCGTGATCGACTTCTATGACCGATTGAAGAGTATTTCGAAAGGATATGCGTCGTTCGACTATCATCCCAATGGTTTCCGTCCTTCCAAGTTGGTGAAACTGGACATCATGTTGAATGGTGAACCGGTCGATGCGCTTTCTACGCTGATTCACTTCGATAACGCGTATGATATGGGACGCCGGATGTGTGAGAAACTGAAAGAATTAATCCCTCGCCAGCAGTTTGAAATCGCTATTCAGGCAGCTATCGGGGCTAAGATTATAGCTCGTGAAACTATTAAGGCAGTTCGCAAGGATGTAACTGCGAAGTGTTATGGTGGTGACGTAAGCCGTAAACGTAAACTGCTTGAAAAGCAGAAAAAGGGTAAAAAACGAATGAAACAAATCGGTAATGTGGAAGTGCCGCAGAAAGCCTTCCTCGCCGTACTGAAGCTGGATTAAAAAATGAACCGCAAGCGATTTTTCAGAGAGTTATTCTGAACAAATCGGCTTGCGGTTAGTTTTTTAATACACCAGGTGATTGTCTTCTGTCTGCAGAGCTTTCCTTGGCAATCACCTTTTTTGAAACAAACAACTATAAATATGAGAAAAGTTCTGTCTTTTTCGGGCTTCCTGATGTTGGGGCTCGTCATTTCACAATTCCTCCCGATGATAGCGGGAGAAGGATATGGAACTGTTAAGGTCCTGTCGAATATACTACTTTATGTATGTCTTAGTTTTATAATGATTAATGTGGGTCGGGAGTTTGTGCTCGACAAAGTCCGCTGGAAAAGTTATGCCGAGGATTATCTTATAGCGATGGCTACAGCTGCCCTGCCTTGGTTCATGATTGCTATCTATTATGTATTCGTGCTTCTTCCGCCTGATTACTGGAATAGTTGGGAGGCTTGGAAAGAGAATCTGTTACTAAGTCGTTTTGCCGCACCTACGTCGGCCGGCATCTTGTTTACGATGCTGGCGGCTATCGGGTTAAAGTCCAGCTGGATATATAAGAAGATTCAGGTCCTGGCTATTTTTGATGATCTGGATACCATTCTTTTGATGATCCCTCTTCAGATCATGATGATTGGTTTGCGTTGGCAGCTGATTATTGTGGTGGTTATTGTATTTATGCTGTTGTCCATTGGATGGAAACAACTGAATAAGTATAACTGGCGGCAGGATTGGAAAGCTATTCTCTTCTATTCCGTTATCATATTTCTGGCTACGCAGATACTTTATCTCGGCAGTAAAGAGCTGTATGGAGAAGAAGGAAGTATCCATATCGAAGTTCTGTTGCCGGCATTTGTATTGGGTATGATCATGAAGCATAAAGAGCACGATACTCCTGTAGAACGAAAAGTCTCTACTGGAATCTCCTTCCTGTTTATGTTCCTGGTAGGTATGAGTATGCCTCATTTTATCGGAGTTAACTTTGCGGAAACTCATACAGGAACGCATTCGGTGACAGGTTCGCAGGAGATGATGTCCTGGGGAATGATTTTGTTCCATGTTGTCATAGTCTCTTTCTTATCGAATATAGGCAAACTTTGTCCGATGTTCTTCTATCGTGACCGGAAGTTGAGTGAGCGACTGGCCCTTTCCATTGGTATGTTTACCCGCGGTGAGGTAGGTGCCGGAATTATATTTATTGCATTGGGTTATAATCTCGGCGGTCCGGCACTGGTCATTTCCGTACTTACATTGGTGTTGAATCTTATTCTGACAGGAATATTTGTCCTTTGGGTGAAAAACTTGGCTTTAAGGAGCTATAATGATTAAAAAAATCCATATATTGCGGATCAAATACTATAAACACCTTTCATTATGACAATTTTGCGTACAATGCGAAATTTCTCGTCAATGAATATTGCGGCGAGTATCCTTTTGTTTGTAGCGGCAATAGCGGCTGCTATCATAGCCAATTCTCCGGTTGCTCCGGTTTATCAGGAGTTCCTTTTGCATGAACTTCATTTGCAGATCGGTAATTTTAATCTGCTTTCGCATGGCGGAGAGAATCTGCGGATGATCGAGTTCATCAATGACGGGTTGATGACCATCTTTTTCTTGCTGGTAGGATTGGAAATCAAACGGGAGTTGTTGGTTGGTGAGCTTTCTTCCTTCCGCAAGGCGGCGCTTCCCTTTATTGCTGCCTGTGGCGGTATGCTGTTTCCGGTGATTGTTTACATGTCAATCTGTCCTCCGGGCAGTGCGGGAAGTCAGGGATTGGCCATTCCAATGGCAACGGATATTGCTTTTTCGTTAGGGGTATTAAGTCTGTTGGGAAGCCGTGTGCCGTTGAGCCTGAAGATATTTCTGACGGCTTTTGCGGTAGTTGATGATATCGGAGGTATCCTTGTAATTGCTCTTTTTTATAGTTCGCATGTGTCGTATGGGTATATTTTGATAGCCGCATTGCTTTACGTTTTACTTTATTTTATAGGGAAGCGTGGGACTACCAATAAGATTTTCTTTTTAGTGATCGGTGTCGTTATATGGTATTTATTTTTGCAATCCGGTATTCATAGTACCATTTCGGGAGTTATTCTGGCGTTTGTTATTCCGGCGAAACCCCGTCTAGATGTTGGAAAATATATCGAGCATATTCGTCATACAATTGCAGGTTTCCCGGTGGTGGAATCGGGAAGTATCGTATTGACTAATGAGCAGATTGCCAAACTGAAAGAGGTCGAATCTGCTTCCGACCGTGTTATCAGTCCTCTGCAGTCTTTGGAGGATAATTTGCATGGAGCTGTCAATTATCTGATTCTTCCGTTGTTTGCCTTTGTCAATGCAGGCGTTGTCTTTAGTGGCGGCGGTGAGTTGGTGGGAAGTGTAGGGATGGCAGTGGCAGCAGGGTTGCTGTTTGGTAAATTTGCGGGAATTTATTTCTTTACCTGGTTGGCTATAAAGATAAAACTTACTCCAATGCCGCCGGGCATGACTTGGAAGAATCTTTCCGGTATAGCTCTGTTGGGAGGGATCGGTTTTACGGTGTCGCTTTTCATTGCCAATCTTTCTTTTGGTGCAAACTACCCTGTTCTGTTGAATCAGGCTAAGTTCGGAGTGCTATCGGGGACTATTCTTTCCGGATTATTAGGATACATTGTACTCAGGATAGTATTACCTGTCCGAAAGCGGAAATAATAACTAGAGATCAGTCGTTCAGGCATATCGGATATTCATCAGGCGATATGCCTTTTTTATTGTATATATAATATAAGGTGAAAATGATATCTACTAATAATATTAGTTAAACAACTGCTTTATTTAGTAGATTAACTAATAGTGTTAGTTGTTTGTTTGAAAAATAGTATTATATTTGTGCCATTGGAAGAACAATAAATATGTAGACTATGAAACAGATGAAACGATTGACCGTCAAAGAGGAAGAAATTATGCGTATATTTTGGGAACATGGACCTATGTTTGTTCGTGAACTTCTATCATTCTATGATGAACCAAAACCGCATTATAACACAGTTTCTACCCTTGTTCGAGGGCTGGAGGAGAAAGGTTTTGTGGGGTATAAAGCCTACGGAAATACTTATCAATATTATGCTCTTGTTTCGGAAAAGGAGTATAAGAGTTCGGCACTCAAAGAAGTGGTTTCCCAGTATTATAATAATTCCTATATCAATGTAGTGTCTTCTTTTATTGAAGAAGAAGGGATGTCTGTTGATGAACTAAAATCGCTTATAGAGTATATAGAGCAAAGTAAAAAGAAGAAGTAATCTCTCTCTGGTCTATCGGACAGATACGATTTTTATTCTATGGACAAACAACTTTTAATCTGAAAACACAATGGGAGCTTTTTTATTCTATCTGCTGAAATCCGGATGTTGCTTAGTGGTCTTTTATATTTTCTTTAAGCTGCTGATGAGCCGGAGTACTTTTTTCCATTTCAACCGCATCACTTTGTTGGTTGGGTTGTTAGGATGTACTTTGCTTCCACTTATAGAGCTGACAACTACCGAGGAGACTTTTTTGCATACTCCGTTGTATGCCATTCACGAGATATTGCAAAGTACGGAATCTGTCATTCTAAATCCGGAACAGATGGAAGATCCTATTCTTATATCTGAAAAGAATCCGGAAATAAACTCTTTGAATTGGATTCCTGTGACTTTAGCTTTTATATATGGAGTGGGGGCTTTGGTGACACTGATCTGGTTGTCTTTGTCCACTTGTCGTTTGATTCAGTTGATTCGTACGTCAGAGAAAAAACAGTTTGGAAACTATGTATTAGTGATTCCTCAGCAGCCAACTGCTTCATTTAGCTGGGGTAAATATATTGTTATTTCAGCAGCTGACTACTCTCAACAGTCCGAAGAAATACTCCTCCACGAAATGATGCATTTACGAAATCATCATACTTTGGACTTATTGTTTATGCAGATATTCCTGCTTGTTTATTGGTTTAATCCTGTCGTTTGGCTACTAAAACGGGAGTTGCAGGAAGTACATGAATTTGAAGCCGATAATGGTGTAATTAATACAGGCATCGATGCAACTAAATATCAATTATTACTGGTGAAAAAAGCTGTTGGTACAAGGCTCTACTCTATGGCTAATGGCTTTAATCACTCTAAACTTAAAAAACGTATCACTATGATGTTAAAAGAAAGAACCAATCGTTGGGCACGATTAAAGCTGTTGCTTGCCGTGCCTGTGATGGCTGGAGCGCTTTATGTGTTTGCACAGCCGGAAGTGAAAGAAGTTCCGCGACAGATTCAGTCTGAACTTCAGCAGAAAGAAGCGGATGATTATTCATCTTTGATGTTTTTTTTCAAAGAAGGGGGAGAGAGATACAGCAAGCTGGTTAATGGAGCGTATCCACCCTCTAAGATTAAAGCAAGACAGGTTCACTCCCTTTTTGTTAATAAACAAAATAGGGTGATGTTCGATAATGATGTATGTTCAGTGGATGAGTTGAAGTCTACTATTGTGAAGAATTTGACGAAGTCCTGGGAAGAAAGTAAGAGGAAAGAATACCAAGTTATTTCTTTTCAGGTTGATCGCGGAAGTGAAATTGCTGCACTCACTACTATACTCAAAGAAGTAAAAGGAGCATTTGAGCAAATTCGTGCTGATTTGTCTATTACATTGACAGATAAAAGTGAAGAAGCGTTGGACCGATTGTTTCCCGTTCTACTGTCGGAAGGTGCTACGAGAAATTATGGATTGAAAGAGCTGTCAATGGAGGAGAAAATCAGTGGGATTGTGGTAACAATTCACACTTCGGAAGGGAAGGAAGTAATGAAAGATTATACTTTAACGGAATTGAAACAGAAAGTCACTGCTGCACGTGCAAAGCAAGCTGCTGATCCGGAAAGTTTGGTTATTGGCCTCAAGATAGAGAAAGGGTGTAAGATGGGATACGTGACGGATACCAAGCAGGTGCTGAGGGAATGTAGTGCATTGAAGATTAATTATTCAACTGATAACTAATTAGTTTATAAATAGTGTCACTATATAGCCAGCATAGTGACACTATCCAATCAGCATAGTGACACTATCCCAACCGGATAGCGACACCATCTTAAAAGGTCTATAATTTTTGTTTTATTCATCATCCCCGTCATCCGCTATCGGCAGAATTCTCTGACTTTCCTCATGGGGCAATTGTTCTACTTGGCGTAGTTTCCGTTCAATAGCGCGGGTTCTTTTTCCCATCACTTCTTCCAGTTGGTCACCGGCACTTTGCAGGTTCTTCTGTACCTTTTCGAGTAGGCCTCCGAATTTGCTGAATTCAGTTTTAACTGCTCCCAAAACTGTCCACACTTCTCCGGTACGCTTTTGAATAGCCAGCGTGCGGAACCCCATCTGAAGACTGTTCAATATAGCACCAAGGGTAGTTGGTCCCGTCACTACAATTTTATATTCTTTTTGTAGCGTCTCTACCAAGCTTGTTCTTCGGATCACCTCTGCATAGATGCTTTCAAAAGGCAGGAACATGATGGCAAAGTCTGTGGTGAAAGGCGGGTCTACATATTTATCGTGAATATCTTTCGCCATTTTCTTGATGGTTGTTTCCAGCTGCTTGCCGGATGATTCCATCAATGCAGTATCTCCTGCCTCGAAAGCGTCGTAGTATTGCTCATATACATCTTTCGGGAATTTTGCATCGATAGGCAGGTATACAGTGCTGTTCGCATCATCCTTACCCGGTAACTTAATGGCAAATTCCACAAATTCAGTTCCGCTTTTCTTGGTTTTCACATTGGCGTCATATTGTTCCGGACTCATCATCTGTTCCAGCAATGCTCCTAACTGAACTTCACCGAATGTACCGCGCATTTTTACGTTACTCAATACTTTTTTCAGTCCACCGACGTCTTGTGCGAGAGATTTCATTTCTCCCAGTCCCTTCTGTACATTTTCCAGTTGTGAGCGGACGATTTCAAAGGACTGTCCAATGCGTTCATTCAATGTCTTCTGCAATTTTTCTTCCACCATCAGTCGCATATCATCCAGCCGCTTTTCAGTCGATTTTATCAAGACCTCTTGCTGGCGTGCCATTGTGTCGAACTTTTGGCGTTGCAGTTCCCCGTTTGTCATCATGTTCTTATGCAGTACGTCTTGCAATTGTTGCATATTCTGATTCAGCGTTTGGGTCATTTCCATGCGAAGTTCCCGGATACTGCGGTTTAGTTCTTCGCGGTTCTCTTGCATTTGCTGGCGCAAGGCTGCCTGTAATTGTTCCGCTTGCGCATGATTATTTCCTTTTGCCAGTGATAGTACAATCGAGATTACTGCTAATGCGGCAATAACAATAAGTAGAATCAGTTCCATCAATAAGTCAGAATTTCGTTTCCGGTTTCAGTAATCAGAATCATATTCTCCCATTGGGCAGAAGGCAGTCCGTCATCCGTGCATACCGTCCATCCGTCAGCTTCGTCAACAAATACTTCATAAGTACCCATATTTATCATCGGTTCAATGGTGAAGGTCATGCCCGGAACGATCATCATTCCTGTTCCCCGGCGTCCGAAATGTTCCACATCCGGTGCTTCATGAAACTGCATTCCTACACCATGCCCGCAAAGATCGCGTACCACGTTGAATCCGTTCTTTTCTGCGTGTTCCTGAATAGCGGCGCCTACATCTCCTAATTGTTTCCAAGGCTGTGCGGCGGCTATACCTATTTCCATACACTCTTTAGTCACTTGAACCAGTTTGCGCATTTCGGGACTTACGTCACCGATCATAAACATACGGGATGCGTCGGAGAAATATCCTTTGTAAATGGTAGAAACATCTACATTGATGATATCTCCGCTTTGCAGTATTTCTGTTTTGCTGGGAATACCGTGGCATACCACATCATTGATACTGGTGCAGACGCTTTTAGGAAATCCTTCGTAGTTGAGAGGAGCAGGGATGGCACCGTGCTTTGTGGTGAAGTCATATACCATGACATCGATTTCTTCAGTCGACATTCCTTCACGGATATTCTCCGAAATATAATCCAACAGGGCAGTATTGATTTTGGCACTCTCACGGATTCCTTCCAGTTGTTCGGGAGTACGCAGTACTTTGCGCGGTGGGAGTTTGTAACCTTGTTTTCTGTATTTCTGTATTTTCGCTTCTACTTCAGCCGGGTAATTGGAGGGAGTAAACCGGAATCCCTTGATAAAGTTCTTCATTATTATAGGATGTTTTTTAATCGTACTACAAAGGTACGAGAATAAATGGAAAATGAAATCGTTTATCATGTGATTCCTTTTTTACCATTCATAAGAAATACAGATCTGAGGCACCCATTCCCATCTTTTTTGTATGGTGTTGTATTGATATTGTACGCCGGTTTTCAATTTCCAGCCTTTACCTACTTTTAAAACAATGTCGCTGCCTAGTGTGGTTGGTATTGCTTCAGAGGAAAGTCCACGATATCTTCGGGTGTCCAGATTTTGTTTACCATATATGCTAAGAAACCATTTTTTAGAGAGCTTATAATCCATTTGAGTTTGGATATGAAAGTGGTTTGAACTTTCACTAAAGTTACTTTTACTATGCAGAGTGATATTTTTGTTTATTTTGAGCCGTGAATAAGTGGGTAAGAAAGTAGAATTGGTCTGTCGAAAGATGTTATGAGTATGAAAAGGTAATTTCGGAGATATGATTGTTGATTTAAGAATCGGTAATGTTGGATCAAAGTCAACAAAGGGTTTTGTATGATATAACATGTTTTGTTCTGTCTTCTTTACGAATACCTTATTGATTCTGATTTCTTGCTCAGAATTTAATGTTTGCTGTAGCCTCAATGAATCTTGTTTGCTCCACTCTTGTCCTGCTACGGATAAGGGGAGTAATAATAGACAAAGAGTACCTAACTGATATTTATAAGCGTCCATATAGTGTGCTAGTATAGTTTATTCTATGGACGGTGAAAAAGTGAAAATGCTGCTTTATGTAATGAATAAATAATAGCTATTTTACATAATATGAGAATACTTTTCTTTTTTTGTATAGGTGTATTAAGCACATTTATCGTGTCCAGTCGCACCTATGGAAACAAAACCTATATAGCTGTTTTTTTATGTATTGAGTGATAAGTTCTAGTTTCTTGATTGGTTCATCTTTCATAAATCTTGAATGATATTGAGAGAAAAAATGAGGTGGAAAAATATAGATGTTATAATTACAACCACTTTTTTTCTGAGCATTGCAGGACTCATAGTTCTTATTATCATTCTTTAATGTTTTGTATTTAAGATAATCTTTTTGCTTTAAATACCGGTTCTATCTTCTGAATCTCCGATTCAAATCCGAACCAATAGCCATGTCCTGCTTCGTCAATAGGAAGAAAACATAACCGGAGGTTCTCACGATATGAACCATATATAATTTCCCAATTATCGGGAGGAACTTGGCGTTTTGTCTTTACTTTTTCAGCGGGGATTTTTTTTAACGACATACCGGCTTCTATCCATGCAATACTGACTTGTGTCACGTAATCGGGATAATGATTCTTGCAGAAATTATAGAGGATAAGTCCCCTTTTTTCTAGACTCAAAGGAGTGTCGATGACATCTGTCTGTATTAGATGGTCAAGTAACTCATGCAGGAAATGCGGATTATCCAAAATGAGGGTACGAGTCAGACTTCGCCATGTAGGTGTATTATAGAATCCGTCTAAAAGACGGGACAGATAGTGGGCGGTTTGCAATTCTTCTACGGAAATTTCTTTAGTCTGCAAAACTTCGTAGGGAGGGAGAGGAGAGTATTGGATGCCTAACTCTTCCGCCCTTCTTCGCATTTCCGTGCCGGGAAGTAATTTTAATGATTCCAGTTGTATTTCCCCTGCACCATATTCGGCAAGTGTACGAACGTCTTCAAATATTTCGGATAGGTGATAGAGAGGAAGACCGGCTATTAAGTCAGCATGTGTCTCCATGTTCTTAAGGGAACAAAGATATTTCAGACCTTGAAGGGCATCAGATAATTTTCCGATACGTCGGCTTTTCTCTAATACGGGTTCACGAAGGCTTTGAATACCTGCTTCGAGGTGTAGCAAACCATTAGGTAAAATAGCGAGTTCTTCTTTCAATTCTTCGGAGAGAAGTGCCGGGTGAATTTCCAAATGGAAACAGATGTCCGGGGCATATTCACGGAAGAGGTGAAGAAGTTCTTTGGCTCGCTTATTATTATAGTTGAAAGTGCGGTCGAGTACACGCACATTTTTGATGCCATGCTGATGGATAACATTCAGTCGTTCGCGGATTGCCTCCAATGAAATGGTGCGAACCGGTTTCTCACCTCCGCTGACGCAGAAAGCGCATGTGTTGAAGCATCCTCGGGTAGTTTCCAGTTGTACGAAAGGCTTGCTCCAATTAAAAAAACGACTTTTCTCCGGTGAGACGAGCTGAGAGAAGTTCATGACACGGGCAATACCGTTGTCTTGATATTGGTCTGATTCGTCCAGATAACATAATCCGGATATCTGATTCCACTCATTTACAGGGTGATTCCATACTTTTAACCAAATTGGGAATACTTCTTCTCCTTCTCCCCGAAACACTCCGTTGACAAATTTGTTCTTTCTTAAGAAGGCTTCGTTATTTCCTAAAAACTCCGGACCGCCGAGTACGATGCAGCAATGAGGTAGCAAAGCTTTAGCACGTGAAACGATATGCAACAGTTGCTCGTGATTAAATAGCCAGTTGGTAGCAGCAATAATATCCGGTTGATGGTGATAGATTTGGTTGACTACCATTCCGGTATTTTCGTTGATGGTTGCCGATACTGTACACCACTCAATGGTAGTGTCATCTGCTATTTGAGCATGTAATGCAGGCAATGCCAGCGATGAGTGCGCATAGGAGCTATTTAAATCAAGCCAAAGAAGTTTCATGTGTAAATTTTACTATTAGTGGGACAAAGGTACAAAAAACTTGCATCTTAAGGCATATAGTAAAATAAAAACGCTAATTTTGCAATAATAAACGCAATAAACTAGAAAATTATGAAGAATTTGAAAAAATACGTAGGTGTTCTCATGTTGCTGACTTTATTGGTCGGCTTTACTTCGTGCGAAGATGATGAAACTATATTTGATCACATAGTAGGGCGTACATGGGTTGGTGATTTAGGATTTTGGGTAGATAATAGTCCGGTGGAAAGTGGAATAACCTTTAAGAGTAATGGTTTTGGTGTAGATGAACAATGGTATTATGATTGGGATAGAGTAGCTGCTGTTTTAGATGTCCGCTGGTGGATTGAAGATGGAGATTTATTCTTGGATTATGGTAATGGCTATCCTTTATTAATATTAGCAGATGTTTATGTTGAAGGCCGATATCTTACAGGGCGTTTGTATTCAAATAATATAGATCAAGGAACCGTTACTTTAGAAATGAGTAATTAGTGAAGATCTAAAAAAGAATTGTGGAATTGGAAAAAATATCGATTTTTTATAAAAGTTCCCCTTATTGAAGGCTAATCTATGTACAGAGTTGTCAGCAAATAAGGGGAATTTTTATTATTTTATTTCTTCAGGAACAACTTCTTAAACTCTCCCGGATAAGGTGTCTCAAACTCCATTAAATCTCCCGTCACCGGATGATAGAAACAAAGTTTGAAGGCGTGGAGTGCCAGTCTTCCGATCGGGTTAAGCGATTCTTCGCCTCCATATCTTCCGTCACCTATAATAGGATGTCCTAAATCCTGCATATGTACACGAATCTGATTCTTACGTCCTGTTTCCAGATCAAGTTCTAACAGTGAATAACCGTTAGCACGTTTGATTGTCTTGTAGTGTGTGATGGATTTTGAACCACCATCATCGTAATCGCTGGAACTTACATAAAGAGTTTTATCCGTCAGCCAGGAAACCACAGTGTCATAATCCTTCTCCATTGTTCCCTCAACAACAGCTACATAACGGCGGTCAGTCACTATTTCATGCCAGTTGTCACGTAATGTCCGTTGTGTTTTTTCGTCTTTTGCGAACATCATTAATCCTGATGTATCCCTGTCCAGACGATGTACGATAAACACACGGTGCTGTCTGCCCGAGCGCTGTACATATTCATTCAGAATCGTATAAGCGGTGCGCTCTTTTTGTCGCTCGGTATTGACAGATAAGAGTCCTTGCATTTTTTCCACTACAATGATATAAGCGTCCTCATATACAATTTTCAGCAGTCTGTTATGAAATTCCTTCTTTCCTTTTTCCTTGCTGATTTGTACTTTCATTCCGG
This sequence is a window from Bacteroides thetaiotaomicron VPI-5482. Protein-coding genes within it:
- the nhaA gene encoding Na+/H+ antiporter NhaA; its protein translation is MTILRTMRNFSSMNIAASILLFVAAIAAAIIANSPVAPVYQEFLLHELHLQIGNFNLLSHGGENLRMIEFINDGLMTIFFLLVGLEIKRELLVGELSSFRKAALPFIAACGGMLFPVIVYMSICPPGSAGSQGLAIPMATDIAFSLGVLSLLGSRVPLSLKIFLTAFAVVDDIGGILVIALFYSSHVSYGYILIAALLYVLLYFIGKRGTTNKIFFLVIGVVIWYLFLQSGIHSTISGVILAFVIPAKPRLDVGKYIEHIRHTIAGFPVVESGSIVLTNEQIAKLKEVESASDRVISPLQSLEDNLHGAVNYLILPLFAFVNAGVVFSGGGELVGSVGMAVAAGLLFGKFAGIYFFTWLAIKIKLTPMPPGMTWKNLSGIALLGGIGFTVSLFIANLSFGANYPVLLNQAKFGVLSGTILSGLLGYIVLRIVLPVRKRK
- a CDS encoding BlaI/MecI/CopY family transcriptional regulator, which produces MKRLTVKEEEIMRIFWEHGPMFVRELLSFYDEPKPHYNTVSTLVRGLEEKGFVGYKAYGNTYQYYALVSEKEYKSSALKEVVSQYYNNSYINVVSSFIEEEGMSVDELKSLIEYIEQSKKKK
- a CDS encoding M56 family metallopeptidase, which codes for MGAFLFYLLKSGCCLVVFYIFFKLLMSRSTFFHFNRITLLVGLLGCTLLPLIELTTTEETFLHTPLYAIHEILQSTESVILNPEQMEDPILISEKNPEINSLNWIPVTLAFIYGVGALVTLIWLSLSTCRLIQLIRTSEKKQFGNYVLVIPQQPTASFSWGKYIVISAADYSQQSEEILLHEMMHLRNHHTLDLLFMQIFLLVYWFNPVVWLLKRELQEVHEFEADNGVINTGIDATKYQLLLVKKAVGTRLYSMANGFNHSKLKKRITMMLKERTNRWARLKLLLAVPVMAGALYVFAQPEVKEVPRQIQSELQQKEADDYSSLMFFFKEGGERYSKLVNGAYPPSKIKARQVHSLFVNKQNRVMFDNDVCSVDELKSTIVKNLTKSWEESKRKEYQVISFQVDRGSEIAALTTILKEVKGAFEQIRADLSITLTDKSEEALDRLFPVLLSEGATRNYGLKELSMEEKISGIVVTIHTSEGKEVMKDYTLTELKQKVTAARAKQAADPESLVIGLKIEKGCKMGYVTDTKQVLRECSALKINYSTDN
- a CDS encoding DNA recombination protein RmuC, encoding MELILLIVIAALAVISIVLSLAKGNNHAQAEQLQAALRQQMQENREELNRSIRELRMEMTQTLNQNMQQLQDVLHKNMMTNGELQRQKFDTMARQQEVLIKSTEKRLDDMRLMVEEKLQKTLNERIGQSFEIVRSQLENVQKGLGEMKSLAQDVGGLKKVLSNVKMRGTFGEVQLGALLEQMMSPEQYDANVKTKKSGTEFVEFAIKLPGKDDANSTVYLPIDAKFPKDVYEQYYDAFEAGDTALMESSGKQLETTIKKMAKDIHDKYVDPPFTTDFAIMFLPFESIYAEVIRRTSLVETLQKEYKIVVTGPTTLGAILNSLQMGFRTLAIQKRTGEVWTVLGAVKTEFSKFGGLLEKVQKNLQSAGDQLEEVMGKRTRAIERKLRQVEQLPHEESQRILPIADDGDDE
- the map gene encoding type I methionyl aminopeptidase, which translates into the protein MKNFIKGFRFTPSNYPAEVEAKIQKYRKQGYKLPPRKVLRTPEQLEGIRESAKINTALLDYISENIREGMSTEEIDVMVYDFTTKHGAIPAPLNYEGFPKSVCTSINDVVCHGIPSKTEILQSGDIINVDVSTIYKGYFSDASRMFMIGDVSPEMRKLVQVTKECMEIGIAAAQPWKQLGDVGAAIQEHAEKNGFNVVRDLCGHGVGMQFHEAPDVEHFGRRGTGMMIVPGMTFTIEPMINMGTYEVFVDEADGWTVCTDDGLPSAQWENMILITETGNEILTY
- a CDS encoding DUF4858 domain-containing protein; amino-acid sequence: MDAYKYQLGTLCLLLLPLSVAGQEWSKQDSLRLQQTLNSEQEIRINKVFVKKTEQNMLYHTKPFVDFDPTLPILKSTIISPKLPFHTHNIFRQTNSTFLPTYSRLKINKNITLHSKSNFSESSNHFHIQTQMDYKLSKKWFLSIYGKQNLDTRRYRGLSSEAIPTTLGSDIVLKVGKGWKLKTGVQYQYNTIQKRWEWVPQICISYEW
- a CDS encoding B12-binding domain-containing radical SAM protein, with translation MKLLWLDLNSSYAHSSLALPALHAQIADDTTIEWCTVSATINENTGMVVNQIYHHQPDIIAATNWLFNHEQLLHIVSRAKALLPHCCIVLGGPEFLGNNEAFLRKNKFVNGVFRGEGEEVFPIWLKVWNHPVNEWNQISGLCYLDESDQYQDNGIARVMNFSQLVSPEKSRFFNWSKPFVQLETTRGCFNTCAFCVSGGEKPVRTISLEAIRERLNVIHQHGIKNVRVLDRTFNYNNKRAKELLHLFREYAPDICFHLEIHPALLSEELKEELAILPNGLLHLEAGIQSLREPVLEKSRRIGKLSDALQGLKYLCSLKNMETHADLIAGLPLYHLSEIFEDVRTLAEYGAGEIQLESLKLLPGTEMRRRAEELGIQYSPLPPYEVLQTKEISVEELQTAHYLSRLLDGFYNTPTWRSLTRTLILDNPHFLHELLDHLIQTDVIDTPLSLEKRGLILYNFCKNHYPDYVTQVSIAWIEAGMSLKKIPAEKVKTKRQVPPDNWEIIYGSYRENLRLCFLPIDEAGHGYWFGFESEIQKIEPVFKAKRLS
- a CDS encoding RluA family pseudouridine synthase translates to MEKRPRRTPAEKARAQYTNYAVKEPMELMEFLAAKMPDASRTKLKSLLSKRVVLVDNVITTQFNFPLQPGMKVQISKEKGKKEFHNRLLKIVYEDAYIIVVEKMQGLLSVNTERQKERTAYTILNEYVQRSGRQHRVFIVHRLDRDTSGLMMFAKDEKTQRTLRDNWHEIVTDRRYVAVVEGTMEKDYDTVVSWLTDKTLYVSSSDYDDGGSKSITHYKTIKRANGYSLLELDLETGRKNQIRVHMQDLGHPIIGDGRYGGEESLNPIGRLALHAFKLCFYHPVTGDLMEFETPYPGEFKKLFLKK